One window of Nostoc sp. C052 genomic DNA carries:
- a CDS encoding ATP-binding SpoIIE family protein phosphatase produces MRESVAVTITESSQTGEARRVAMGLATRLGFQETERGKVGIVVTEIANNLVQHAHGGIVLLRSLQEDSRIGIEILSLDKGRGMVDVDECLQDGFSTAGTLGNGMGAIRRLSGLLEIYSVPNQGTALLAQLWPDSAPHQPEKFLEIGAICLPKRGEEVSGDTWAFEVDCCRSLLLVADGLGHGPAAASAADAAMRMFQEHHHRSPGAIVEAAHAALRSTRGAALAIAEIDFEQQSVRFAGIGNIAASIFSFTEHRHLLSHNGTVGHEIRKIQEFSYPWYANGILIMHSDGLSAKWQIDRYPGLMQKHPSLIAGVLYRDFNRDRDDVTVLVAKGMGR; encoded by the coding sequence ATGAGAGAGTCTGTCGCCGTCACAATTACTGAATCTAGCCAGACTGGAGAAGCCAGACGGGTAGCGATGGGTTTAGCAACTCGGCTCGGTTTTCAGGAAACAGAACGGGGCAAGGTTGGGATTGTCGTGACAGAAATTGCGAACAATTTGGTACAGCACGCCCACGGCGGAATCGTGCTGCTGCGATCGCTCCAGGAAGATTCTAGAATTGGCATTGAAATCTTATCGCTAGATAAAGGACGGGGAATGGTTGATGTGGATGAGTGTTTGCAAGATGGCTTTTCCACAGCTGGAACCTTGGGTAATGGCATGGGTGCAATTCGTCGCCTTTCTGGTTTACTGGAAATTTACTCTGTTCCCAACCAAGGTACAGCCCTTCTCGCTCAACTCTGGCCAGACTCAGCACCCCATCAACCTGAAAAGTTTTTAGAAATTGGAGCGATCTGTTTGCCAAAACGGGGAGAAGAAGTTTCAGGAGATACCTGGGCATTTGAAGTTGATTGTTGCCGTAGCCTGTTGTTAGTAGCTGATGGTTTAGGGCATGGGCCTGCGGCAGCCAGTGCCGCTGATGCAGCCATGAGAATGTTTCAAGAACATCATCATCGTTCTCCAGGTGCGATCGTCGAAGCTGCCCACGCTGCCTTGCGAAGTACGCGAGGTGCAGCACTCGCCATTGCCGAAATTGACTTTGAACAACAGTCTGTCCGCTTTGCCGGAATTGGCAACATCGCTGCTAGCATTTTCTCCTTTACAGAGCATCGCCATCTGCTATCTCACAATGGCACGGTGGGACATGAAATCCGCAAAATTCAAGAGTTTAGCTATCCCTGGTATGCCAACGGAATTTTAATTATGCATTCTGACGGATTAAGTGCTAAGTGGCAGATCGATCGCTATCCCGGTTTGATGCAAAAACATCCCAGTCTGATTGCAGGGGTGCTATACCGAGACTTTAACCGAGACCGGGATGATGTGACGGTGTTAGTTGCGAAAGGAATGGGCAGATGA
- a CDS encoding anti-sigma regulatory factor, which yields MQKTETIDIQSSTDVVLVRQSVRQLAVEIGFGLVDQTKIVTAASELARNTLDYGGGGTVKLETLQEGRRRGLRLTFEDWGPGIPDIDLALKDGFTTGNGLGMGLGGAKRLANEFEIQSAVGEGTRIIIVRWK from the coding sequence ATGCAGAAGACTGAAACGATTGACATTCAATCTTCTACAGATGTAGTTTTAGTTCGGCAGTCTGTGCGCCAGCTGGCCGTGGAAATTGGCTTTGGCTTAGTAGACCAAACTAAAATTGTGACCGCCGCCAGTGAGTTAGCCCGCAATACCCTAGACTACGGGGGGGGCGGCACAGTCAAGCTAGAAACGCTTCAGGAAGGACGACGACGAGGACTGCGGCTGACCTTTGAAGATTGGGGGCCGGGTATTCCCGATATCGATCTGGCGCTAAAGGATGGGTTCACCACGGGCAACGGCTTAGGTATGGGGCTGGGTGGTGCGAAAAGACTTGCCAACGAGTTTGAGATTCAGTCTGCGGTGGGAGAAGGAACACGGATAATAATTGTACGATGGAAATAA
- a CDS encoding STAS domain-containing protein codes for MESIPILKMGNFLLVTIQVDMHDRLAITLQEDLTNRITQTHAHGVLIDISGLEIVDSFMGRILGNIARMSRVLDAETVVVGMQPAVAITLVELGMSLMGIRTALNVEKGMALLRSSLNATTNQITATKWRADDDAED; via the coding sequence ATGGAAAGTATTCCTATACTTAAAATGGGCAATTTTCTACTTGTGACGATCCAGGTAGATATGCACGATCGCCTCGCCATCACACTACAGGAAGACCTGACAAATCGCATCACTCAAACCCACGCTCACGGTGTCCTGATTGATATTTCAGGATTAGAGATTGTTGATTCCTTCATGGGGAGGATTTTAGGCAACATTGCCAGAATGTCACGGGTGCTAGATGCTGAGACAGTTGTCGTCGGGATGCAGCCTGCTGTGGCAATAACCTTAGTGGAATTAGGGATGTCGCTGATGGGGATTCGCACTGCCCTAAACGTCGAAAAGGGTATGGCATTGTTGCGATCGTCACTCAATGCAACCACAAATCAAATCACTGCTACTAAATGGCGTGCAGATGACGATGCAGAAGACTGA
- a CDS encoding STAS domain-containing protein, which yields MKAFALKETMSESKISEILETFEADLLSEWTQQLATVNIRRGLIKEAQLKEECREFLSLFRIAVGRGNFTNIQAATWQDMREMLNSISRSRSQNGFTPSETATFVFSFKQPLFKRMRQQLQDPIELGENIWLATNLLDQLGLLTIEVYQKAREEVILRQQEELMELSTPVVKLWDGILALPIIGTLDSARTQMMMESLLQKIVETSSEVAIIDITGVPTVDTLTAQHLLKTVTAARLMGADCMISGIRPQIAQTIVYLGIDLTNVVTKATLADAFLTALKRLGTTITRSQSK from the coding sequence ATGAAAGCGTTTGCCCTCAAAGAAACGATGAGCGAAAGTAAGATATCAGAGATATTAGAAACCTTCGAGGCAGACTTGCTGTCGGAGTGGACTCAACAACTAGCCACTGTGAATATTCGGAGAGGCTTGATTAAAGAAGCACAACTAAAGGAGGAGTGCCGGGAATTCCTTAGTTTGTTTCGGATTGCCGTTGGGCGGGGCAACTTTACCAATATTCAGGCAGCAACGTGGCAAGATATGCGGGAGATGCTCAACAGCATTTCTCGATCGCGATCGCAAAATGGCTTCACACCCTCAGAAACAGCTACATTCGTCTTTTCGTTCAAGCAACCGCTCTTCAAGCGAATGCGTCAGCAATTGCAAGACCCCATTGAGTTGGGTGAAAATATCTGGCTAGCCACAAACTTACTCGATCAGCTAGGATTGCTGACAATTGAAGTTTATCAAAAGGCGCGAGAAGAGGTGATTTTGCGGCAGCAGGAAGAGTTGATGGAGCTGTCTACCCCCGTCGTTAAACTCTGGGATGGAATTTTGGCATTGCCGATAATCGGCACCCTGGATAGTGCCCGGACTCAAATGATGATGGAGTCGTTATTGCAGAAGATTGTCGAAACCAGTTCCGAAGTTGCCATCATTGACATTACCGGGGTTCCCACTGTCGATACCCTGACTGCTCAACATCTGCTCAAGACCGTTACCGCCGCCCGTCTTATGGGAGCTGATTGTATGATCAGTGGCATTCGCCCTCAAATTGCCCAAACGATCGTTTATCTCGGCATTGATTTGACAAATGTAGTCACAAAAGCAACCTTAGCCGATGCCTTTCTGACGGCGCTAAAACGGTTGGGAACGACCATTACCCGCTCTCAATCAAAATAG
- a CDS encoding YidH family protein, protein MDKIPKIDRQREHQANERTFLAWLRTSIALIGFGFAIARFGIFLRQLNIAITQQEPPVSPLSNSENLGVALVIFGISTIALAAWRYNQVFWQIERGDYRPNRLTVWIMTGVVIILGFLSLPLLLRRDKVPSRSPLPIQPQSRNLH, encoded by the coding sequence ATGGATAAAATACCGAAAATTGACCGTCAAAGGGAACATCAAGCGAACGAACGGACATTTCTGGCTTGGCTACGCACTTCTATTGCATTGATTGGCTTTGGTTTTGCGATCGCGCGATTTGGTATATTTCTGCGCCAGTTGAATATTGCGATTACTCAACAAGAACCTCCGGTAAGTCCATTATCCAACTCTGAAAACTTGGGTGTTGCTTTGGTAATTTTTGGAATTTCGACTATTGCCTTAGCTGCGTGGCGATACAATCAAGTTTTCTGGCAAATTGAACGAGGTGACTATAGACCAAATAGGTTGACGGTTTGGATAATGACCGGAGTAGTAATTATTTTGGGGTTTCTCAGTCTTCCTTTACTCTTAAGGCGCGATAAAGTACCTTCTCGTTCTCCGCTTCCCATTCAACCACAGTCCCGAAATTTGCATTAA
- a CDS encoding RNA-guided endonuclease TnpB family protein, which translates to MYRAVKLRIYPTDEQESYLAQCFGNTRWLWNYMLNATTTVYKETGKGLSKAAMDKLLPSLKKEYEWLGLAYSQVLQRVTFNLSSAFVNFFEGRAKFPDFKSKHGKQSIQYPQNVKLISQDSVIKFPGNLGIIKAVFHKELPNAKFTTVTISKNTDGNYYASILFNQNDHPVIAIRQAIGVDLGLKNFVITSEGSKYGLPNKQLASLEKNWKRKQKKLAKKTDKTSNKRRKAKRLVAKASSKIARVRVDFLHKLSRKIAYENQVICVEDLAVKNMVKNPNLAKAISDQGWRMFLTMLKYKAEKFGHTYQEIGRFFPSSQLCSETLLPILMLQNGYDSLAVRFVDCPHCQMRHDRDINAAINIKNEGLRLWALGTSASALGGDVRPKSSGRKKSMKTEAIPNELGSLPCTEQCK; encoded by the coding sequence ATGTATAGAGCAGTTAAACTTAGAATTTATCCTACTGATGAGCAAGAATCTTATCTGGCCCAGTGCTTTGGTAATACTCGGTGGTTATGGAATTATATGCTTAACGCCACAACTACTGTGTACAAAGAGACAGGCAAAGGACTTTCTAAAGCTGCAATGGACAAGTTGCTTCCCAGTTTGAAAAAAGAATATGAATGGTTGGGGCTTGCCTACAGCCAAGTATTGCAACGAGTAACATTCAACCTTTCAAGCGCGTTTGTCAATTTTTTTGAAGGACGGGCTAAATTCCCTGACTTTAAATCAAAGCATGGTAAGCAATCTATTCAATATCCCCAAAATGTAAAACTAATATCACAGGATTCTGTAATTAAATTTCCTGGTAATTTGGGGATAATTAAAGCCGTGTTTCATAAAGAACTACCCAACGCAAAATTTACTACTGTAACAATATCTAAAAATACAGATGGCAATTACTATGCTTCTATTCTGTTCAATCAGAATGATCATCCAGTCATAGCAATTAGACAAGCTATTGGAGTTGACCTTGGATTAAAGAATTTTGTTATAACTTCGGAAGGTTCAAAGTATGGCCTCCCGAATAAACAACTAGCTTCTTTAGAAAAGAATTGGAAGCGCAAACAAAAGAAATTAGCTAAAAAAACAGATAAAACATCTAATAAGCGCCGCAAGGCTAAACGATTAGTGGCAAAAGCCTCTAGCAAGATAGCTAGAGTAAGAGTTGATTTTCTACACAAGCTATCTCGCAAAATAGCATACGAAAACCAAGTGATTTGTGTGGAAGACTTGGCAGTGAAAAATATGGTTAAAAACCCCAATCTGGCAAAAGCTATCAGTGACCAAGGATGGCGAATGTTCTTAACCATGCTTAAATACAAAGCTGAGAAATTTGGTCATACTTATCAAGAAATAGGTCGTTTCTTTCCATCTTCTCAACTTTGTAGTGAAACTCTACTACCAATCCTTATGTTGCAAAATGGTTATGATTCATTAGCTGTAAGGTTCGTAGACTGTCCACACTGCCAAATGCGGCACGATAGGGATATCAACGCCGCAATAAATATTAAAAATGAAGGACTGCGATTATGGGCGTTAGGAACTAGCGCTTCTGCCCTTGGAGGGGATGTAAGACCAAAGTCTTCGGGACGTAAAAAATCCATGAAAACTGAGGCAATCCCTAATGAATTGGGAAGCCTACCCTGTACCGAACAGTGTAAGTAG